Proteins encoded by one window of Yersinia massiliensis:
- a CDS encoding LuxR C-terminal-related transcriptional regulator, whose translation MIKIGLLGNCHYTNVALNHMLKEIYKYRDGIEITVLSKLDLENLRKSESLDFLIVTGYSHTSFHCLLKFLLGKFYHKSLRLIVLTEPQITPLMTHFLTEYSHRTTFIRLNESYVTIKQHLESTLLSDLEPNAEYKSIRRILTRREFFIMKALYSGIQVRDLCSKLTISEKTVSSHKLSAQDKLQYSRQDLLNYTMLMDALQGKTKKNKSQLKE comes from the coding sequence ATGATCAAGATTGGATTACTTGGAAATTGTCATTACACCAACGTCGCATTAAATCACATGCTTAAAGAGATTTATAAATATAGGGATGGGATAGAAATTACTGTTCTGAGCAAACTCGATTTGGAGAATCTCCGCAAATCAGAGAGTTTAGACTTCCTTATAGTTACTGGCTATAGCCATACATCATTTCACTGCTTATTGAAATTTTTGCTTGGTAAATTTTATCATAAGTCATTACGCCTAATTGTTTTAACAGAACCACAAATAACACCGTTGATGACCCATTTCCTTACTGAATATAGTCATCGCACTACATTTATCCGACTCAACGAATCTTACGTTACAATAAAACAGCATTTGGAAAGTACACTACTTTCCGATCTGGAACCGAATGCAGAGTATAAAAGTATCCGACGTATCTTGACACGAAGAGAGTTTTTTATAATGAAAGCACTCTATTCAGGTATTCAAGTTCGTGACCTATGTAGCAAATTAACAATTTCAGAGAAAACAGTATCCTCCCACAAGTTAAGTGCACAAGACAAATTACAGTATTCCAGACAAGATCTTCTTAACTACACTATGCTTATGGATGCATTACAAGGGAAGACAAAAAAAAACAAAAGTCAGTTGAAAGAATAA
- a CDS encoding porin codes for MKTKTIPIIILTCMSSSALAMNVYKDDKTTLDIYGRLEYQFAHGDSSFAGDDVRNQLGGRLGIYVTRDLSLLEDTKIIGRLEWQLRTEKNDNKTKDRDLDARYAWLGISHARYGDLIGGRTQNPLYQVMRMTDKYKNFTPNVYNYGISSIDTSYQYNRQDGTLQWNGQFDGHQIQIAYVAGNANSDNEGLDNGVMLSYRKMLKWGDFKITPALAASEFKRKDNPQKIPTDGRKKHQQIMGGVQLDYNAMSLAVTAGKISIERDNKPDNDYISFDSVASYQFNHIKILGGYSFLDEDGKDIYEKEGWRAEAQLTVAKNAYLSLTYDKVLANNNLKINDDAIVLGLRYDF; via the coding sequence ATGAAAACTAAAACAATACCGATTATTATTTTAACTTGTATGAGTTCATCAGCATTAGCGATGAATGTATATAAAGATGATAAAACAACTCTGGATATTTATGGTCGTTTAGAATATCAGTTTGCGCATGGAGACTCCTCATTTGCTGGGGATGATGTCCGCAATCAGTTAGGTGGGCGTCTAGGGATTTACGTCACCCGAGACCTTTCATTACTTGAAGATACTAAAATCATTGGTCGTCTAGAATGGCAACTGCGTACCGAGAAAAATGATAATAAAACAAAAGATAGAGATCTAGATGCCCGCTATGCGTGGCTCGGTATATCCCATGCTCGCTATGGTGACTTAATTGGTGGTCGTACTCAAAATCCTTTATACCAGGTAATGAGAATGACTGATAAATATAAGAATTTCACGCCAAATGTTTATAACTATGGTATCAGCTCAATTGACACATCATATCAATATAACCGTCAGGATGGCACTCTCCAGTGGAATGGCCAATTTGACGGACATCAGATTCAAATTGCCTATGTTGCTGGTAATGCTAACAGTGACAATGAAGGGCTTGATAATGGAGTGATGCTAAGCTATCGGAAAATGCTCAAGTGGGGTGATTTTAAAATCACCCCAGCCCTTGCTGCCAGCGAGTTTAAACGTAAAGATAATCCGCAAAAAATACCCACCGATGGGCGCAAGAAACATCAGCAGATAATGGGTGGGGTGCAGCTTGATTACAATGCGATGTCACTTGCGGTAACCGCGGGAAAAATATCCATTGAACGCGACAACAAACCTGACAATGATTATATCAGCTTTGATTCAGTAGCTTCATATCAGTTTAATCATATTAAAATTTTAGGAGGATATAGTTTCCTAGATGAAGATGGAAAGGATATATATGAAAAAGAGGGATGGCGGGCTGAAGCCCAATTAACGGTAGCCAAAAATGCATATCTATCGCTAACCTATGACAAAGTACTGGCGAACAATAACCTGAAAATTAACGATGATGCGATTGTTCTTGGGTTACGGTACGACTTCTGA
- a CDS encoding ogr/Delta-like zinc finger family protein: protein MLNCTLCHSTAHTRSSSQITAKTKECYRQSINVNCGTSLWQWKVPCTQYQNPVR from the coding sequence ATGCTCAATTGCACTTTGTGCCACAGTACAGCCCATACCAGAAGTAGTAGCCAAATTACCGCCAAAACCAAAGAATGTTATCGCCAATCCATTAACGTGAATTGCGGCACATCTTTATGGCAATGGAAAGTTCCATGCACTCAATACCAAAACCCGGTTAGATAA
- the dcuC gene encoding C4-dicarboxylate transporter DcuC, with product MIAFIIAIVITIIAAWLIIKNYQPQTVLLLAGISLLTITAIFYPENSILYDKAKSTGSVWVDIFAFAKNSLSTQVAGIGLIIMAAGGFASYMDHIKASNAMVNACIRPLQLIKAPYLILAIGYICAQLLHVAISSAAGLAMLLLVTFFPVLVRLGVSKAAAASMIGLCAFMDLGPAVGTANLAAKHAGMETAIYFVHYQMPVAIAVMLVVSVLVFFTAKYYDKKDGHTVVIQESISNESKDEIRIPTFYALLPIFPVALVLIFSPLFIDSIKIDVVTAMIIGTLTAFICDLLVKRDFRECCKGVQVFFKGMGSMFTSIVSLLVCADIYAQGMQKIGAIDYLLVSVQNAGFGFDSMTILMTLLVGVTAVLTGSGVAAFFSFSGMAPSIASKFGQEAVTMILPMQLMAGMGRSISPVAGIIIAVSKAGECSPFMIVRRTLIPAIGGILTMMLANFLLF from the coding sequence ATGATTGCATTTATAATCGCAATAGTGATAACTATCATTGCTGCATGGTTAATTATCAAAAACTACCAACCTCAAACAGTATTGCTGCTAGCCGGTATTTCTTTACTGACTATCACTGCTATTTTTTATCCAGAGAACAGCATCTTATATGATAAAGCAAAATCAACGGGTTCAGTTTGGGTCGATATCTTCGCTTTTGCTAAAAACTCGCTATCTACTCAGGTAGCAGGCATCGGCTTGATCATTATGGCGGCGGGCGGTTTCGCAAGTTATATGGACCATATTAAAGCGTCAAATGCTATGGTTAACGCATGTATTCGCCCTCTCCAGCTCATCAAAGCACCCTATCTTATTTTAGCCATTGGTTATATTTGTGCACAGTTGTTACATGTTGCGATTTCTAGCGCCGCTGGATTAGCGATGTTGCTGCTGGTCACTTTTTTCCCAGTGTTGGTTCGTCTTGGTGTGAGTAAAGCCGCAGCAGCATCAATGATTGGACTTTGTGCATTCATGGACCTTGGCCCTGCTGTGGGGACTGCTAACCTCGCGGCTAAACATGCAGGAATGGAAACCGCAATCTATTTTGTCCATTACCAAATGCCAGTGGCAATTGCTGTGATGTTGGTGGTCTCCGTATTGGTTTTCTTTACCGCTAAATATTACGATAAAAAGGATGGTCACACAGTCGTCATTCAAGAGTCGATCAGTAACGAAAGTAAAGACGAAATTCGTATACCAACTTTCTACGCGTTGTTACCTATATTTCCAGTTGCACTGGTATTAATATTCAGCCCGCTATTTATTGATAGCATCAAAATAGATGTGGTCACCGCAATGATCATCGGTACATTGACGGCGTTTATCTGCGATCTTTTAGTAAAACGTGATTTCCGAGAATGTTGTAAAGGGGTGCAAGTCTTCTTCAAAGGAATGGGAAGCATGTTTACCAGTATTGTCTCCTTACTGGTTTGTGCTGACATCTATGCTCAAGGAATGCAAAAAATTGGTGCTATCGACTATTTACTGGTATCAGTGCAAAACGCAGGATTTGGTTTTGACAGTATGACGATTCTGATGACGTTACTGGTCGGCGTCACGGCGGTATTGACCGGTTCTGGTGTCGCTGCCTTTTTCTCCTTCTCGGGAATGGCTCCATCAATCGCAAGTAAATTCGGTCAAGAAGCTGTTACCATGATTCTTCCTATGCAATTAATGGCGGGTATGGGCCGCTCAATCTCTCCGGTTGCGGGTATCATCATTGCTGTCAGCAAAGCAGGTGAATGTTCCCCGTTTATGATAGTGAGACGAACATTAATTCCGGCTATAGGAGGTATTCTCACTATGATGTTGGCAAATTTCCTACTGTTTTGA
- a CDS encoding class-II fumarase/aspartase family protein, translating into MRGNLSSVFDSELYSSLFTHPEMKKVWSDENLIRCWLEFEMAVASVQAELDIIPAQAAKEIVTTCQSLDIDWQRLATETRSVGMAIKPLVDQITDAGTPLVKKYLHWGCTTQDLLDSALAMRIKQTLLLVRGQLIELGEHLKAMALAHKATVMVARTNSVDASATTWGLQVSSYLSELTRHIHRLDNLYPTAITGLFGGAVGNLASVGHNGIETRNNLMKALGLSAPIGMMNASQDNVVQVIQFFALVHGTLCRIANDVETMGRPSLGELREGEGGGGSSTMPHKTNPRASNMIQTLSRMGWMYASGATNLLDQQDVRAASMRVLNWTLLPESALSLSTSLDRASRLINHLVVDKERMNDNFNTSKYFIMSESVSMKLADKIGRDQGYHIMKKLLNTADGTQNLEQLVLNNTQIREFLSEEELITACDPSSYLGCNDTLVDETVAFFDSTDKFNKVSI; encoded by the coding sequence ATGCGGGGTAATCTTAGTTCGGTATTTGATTCAGAACTGTATTCATCCTTGTTTACTCACCCTGAAATGAAAAAAGTATGGTCCGATGAAAATTTGATTCGCTGCTGGTTGGAGTTTGAAATGGCAGTAGCCTCCGTACAGGCTGAATTAGATATCATCCCAGCTCAGGCCGCAAAAGAAATTGTCACAACTTGTCAATCGTTAGACATTGATTGGCAACGTCTAGCAACAGAAACACGTTCAGTTGGAATGGCTATAAAACCATTAGTCGACCAAATAACCGATGCAGGTACACCATTGGTTAAAAAATATTTACATTGGGGCTGTACTACTCAGGATTTATTAGATTCTGCGCTGGCCATGAGGATAAAACAGACGTTGCTGTTAGTGCGAGGCCAACTGATTGAGTTGGGTGAACATCTTAAAGCAATGGCTCTTGCTCATAAAGCCACCGTCATGGTTGCCAGAACCAATTCTGTAGATGCATCGGCAACAACGTGGGGATTACAGGTTAGTAGTTATTTAAGTGAGCTGACTCGGCATATTCATCGTCTTGATAATCTCTATCCCACAGCTATCACAGGCTTATTTGGTGGCGCAGTCGGTAACCTCGCTTCCGTTGGTCATAACGGCATAGAAACTAGAAATAACCTAATGAAAGCATTAGGCTTATCAGCTCCTATTGGGATGATGAATGCCAGTCAGGATAATGTAGTACAAGTCATTCAGTTTTTTGCTTTAGTACACGGTACTCTTTGTCGGATAGCGAATGATGTCGAAACCATGGGAAGGCCATCCTTGGGCGAACTTAGGGAAGGAGAAGGCGGCGGCGGTTCCAGTACTATGCCGCACAAAACGAATCCTCGTGCCAGCAATATGATTCAAACACTATCCCGTATGGGTTGGATGTATGCCTCTGGTGCAACCAATCTGCTCGACCAACAGGATGTACGTGCAGCATCAATGCGTGTACTCAACTGGACACTACTGCCTGAATCAGCGTTAAGTCTCTCCACCAGTCTCGATCGCGCCAGCCGTCTTATCAATCATTTAGTCGTTGATAAAGAACGAATGAATGACAACTTCAACACCTCTAAATATTTTATCATGTCAGAATCAGTATCAATGAAACTGGCTGACAAAATTGGTCGAGATCAGGGTTATCATATAATGAAAAAATTATTAAATACGGCTGATGGAACCCAAAACTTAGAGCAGTTAGTGTTAAATAATACTCAGATTCGTGAGTTCCTAAGTGAAGAAGAACTTATTACAGCTTGCGACCCCTCATCTTATCTAGGGTGTAACGATACATTAGTGGATGAAACTGTGGCGTTCTTTGATTCCACAGATAAATTCAATAAGGTATCTATCTGA
- a CDS encoding glycosyltransferase family A protein, whose protein sequence is MERDLGIVKARHSLDKQHIKLTYVTHFYCNQGNMGSVESLLNEYESYPDDIKDAVEFVIVDDCSPLDYDIKDYDLNFTWLRITSDIQWNQAGARNLGVLYAKSDKIIITDLDCLLPEDTMRYLVNARNPRRSLFRIYRTDDATGKAYRGHPNLFFMSRARFFRLYGYDEEFAGHYGSEDYRFVKFHKDHGTTPRYLPKKYRCIERNVDRKNSYHSLTRDLTHNAPIDDRKKNEIARFGAEHGHSRIFLNFNWEIKKVHSRRLSIPERKIWWRPLWWFRYLFRSLAA, encoded by the coding sequence ATGGAGAGGGATCTAGGAATAGTTAAAGCTCGGCATTCTTTAGATAAGCAGCATATCAAGCTAACGTATGTCACTCATTTCTATTGTAATCAAGGGAATATGGGGTCTGTTGAGTCATTGTTGAATGAGTATGAGTCTTATCCAGATGATATTAAAGATGCCGTAGAGTTCGTCATTGTGGATGATTGTTCACCTTTAGACTACGACATCAAAGATTATGACCTCAATTTTACATGGCTTAGGATAACAAGTGATATTCAATGGAACCAAGCGGGTGCCAGAAATCTGGGTGTTTTGTATGCTAAATCAGACAAAATTATTATCACCGATTTAGATTGCTTACTACCTGAAGATACTATGCGCTATCTGGTTAATGCACGTAATCCGAGGAGATCTTTGTTCCGTATCTACCGGACTGATGATGCAACCGGTAAAGCTTATCGCGGCCATCCTAATTTGTTCTTTATGTCCAGAGCTCGGTTTTTTAGGCTGTACGGATACGATGAGGAGTTTGCGGGGCATTATGGGTCCGAAGACTACCGATTTGTGAAGTTCCATAAAGACCACGGTACAACACCGCGATACTTGCCAAAAAAATACCGTTGTATTGAACGTAATGTCGATAGGAAGAATAGCTATCACTCACTGACTCGTGATTTGACGCATAATGCGCCAATTGATGATCGTAAAAAAAATGAAATAGCACGATTTGGTGCTGAACATGGCCACAGCAGAATCTTTCTTAACTTTAATTGGGAAATCAAAAAAGTACATTCCCGCCGGTTGAGCATACCTGAACGGAAGATATGGTGGCGGCCACTATGGTGGTTCCGTTATCTATTTAGATCACTGGCGGCATAG
- a CDS encoding MurR/RpiR family transcriptional regulator: MKINNLLTLDKYISQTTQLGSLTDSECRLDAYIQVHFNELPFHGIIDLARNAMVSKATVGRFLNKLGFTGYSAFRRELEEALSQQKLVPPFELVSRTHEKAKITTAEIVSEFNKNVTMLFDSFKNNIDIDSLDKFISLILDTDRHLYVIGPSSSHAMAKHFTTLVKYFRDSVTLLSVDVGDLPKDLLNLSSKDVLITFSYYRFNRVVIRVTEWFRRKDAVVVLITNSESNPYGKFCNLQFVLPSDVQSVFKSRIISFFFIELVLHLAYEKGEGEGNFEQLEELFVFFELFSPLPK, translated from the coding sequence ATGAAAATTAATAATTTATTGACACTTGATAAATATATTTCACAAACTACACAATTAGGTTCATTAACAGACTCTGAATGCCGTTTAGATGCATATATACAGGTTCATTTCAATGAGTTGCCCTTTCATGGCATTATTGACCTTGCACGTAATGCGATGGTAAGCAAAGCTACTGTTGGGCGCTTTTTAAACAAGTTGGGTTTTACCGGTTATTCGGCTTTTAGACGCGAATTGGAGGAGGCATTATCACAACAGAAGTTGGTACCACCATTTGAGTTGGTATCGCGGACTCACGAAAAGGCTAAAATTACTACGGCAGAAATTGTTTCTGAATTTAATAAAAATGTGACGATGTTATTTGATAGTTTCAAAAATAATATCGATATTGACAGTTTGGATAAATTTATCAGCCTTATTCTAGATACAGATAGACATCTCTATGTTATTGGCCCTTCTTCATCTCATGCGATGGCTAAACACTTCACTACTTTGGTTAAATATTTTAGAGACAGTGTGACACTTCTCTCAGTGGATGTTGGCGATTTACCTAAAGATTTACTGAATTTATCCAGTAAAGATGTTCTGATCACTTTTTCCTATTACCGATTTAATCGAGTCGTCATTCGAGTGACAGAGTGGTTCCGTAGAAAGGATGCAGTCGTGGTATTGATAACCAACTCTGAATCGAATCCCTACGGCAAATTTTGTAACCTACAGTTTGTATTACCAAGTGATGTTCAATCAGTGTTTAAAAGCAGAATAATTAGCTTCTTTTTTATAGAATTAGTTCTGCATCTGGCCTATGAAAAAGGCGAAGGAGAAGGGAATTTTGAGCAATTGGAAGAGCTATTTGTATTTTTTGAATTGTTCTCGCCACTACCGAAATAA
- a CDS encoding DUF2461 domain-containing protein, with the protein MMAGFTGFTQQGLTFLQQIGQNNTKEWFEEHRDIYEQHLLLPMRKLVTDLGTDMMAIDELFEIRPAIGKTISRMNRDTRFSHDKSLYRSNIWLTFKRSRKNWTDAPTYFFEFGPDWWRYGLGYYSASRATMDLFRQQLVRAPADFLKIAECIHPNFLIEGESYKRPLIKDQPPELATWYNKKSWALISHHHDMEPLFSNQLVDILSKDFRRLSPIYDFLMKIEGLKKSHNNFVS; encoded by the coding sequence ATCATGGCTGGATTTACCGGTTTTACTCAGCAGGGGCTGACGTTCTTACAGCAAATAGGACAAAACAACACCAAAGAGTGGTTCGAGGAACATCGTGATATTTATGAGCAACATCTATTGCTACCAATGCGAAAACTGGTGACAGATTTGGGCACCGATATGATGGCGATTGATGAGCTTTTTGAGATTCGGCCAGCGATTGGCAAAACAATTTCCCGTATGAATCGGGATACTCGCTTTTCTCATGACAAATCACTCTATCGCAGCAACATTTGGCTGACATTCAAACGATCGCGTAAGAACTGGACGGATGCACCCACTTACTTTTTTGAATTTGGCCCCGATTGGTGGCGCTATGGACTGGGCTATTACAGCGCCTCACGCGCGACGATGGACCTGTTTAGGCAACAGTTGGTACGTGCGCCTGCAGATTTTCTTAAGATTGCTGAATGTATCCATCCGAACTTTTTAATCGAAGGTGAAAGCTATAAACGTCCGCTTATCAAGGATCAACCACCAGAACTGGCAACGTGGTACAACAAGAAGTCATGGGCATTAATCAGCCATCATCACGACATGGAACCGCTATTTTCAAATCAACTGGTTGATATCTTAAGCAAAGATTTTAGACGTTTGTCACCAATCTATGATTTTTTGATGAAAATTGAAGGATTAAAGAAAAGTCACAACAACTTTGTGTCGTGA
- a CDS encoding O-antigen ligase family protein has product MNSVASRPGLPTMHRYVAGLSCTTAFLLGIGLPTSNFIMNLSLVLALICVLLNRDTRYVKTLAKNPLIWLPAITFLLLAISLLWHHNLYGNVMVSKYLKLLYIFPLALFFLLSRSLVSSFVKGFLLANAVILAASLWVGFLHLPLGEINPLNPHVFKLQITHNFFMALAAVMWLSLAFKHQGIKRGCYGLLVVLAIYNIVFMVQGRTGYVALAAAFSVWGILSLSVRQRLGMVVCVLIIGAIIVFVPNRAVERVERGMAEVKVCLTASQGNADVSCDSSMGLRTQFIIESVKLIKEAPLLGHGAGGFGFTNPQIGYSINPHNEYLMQTVQLGVVGLALFLGWMWCYFRAAWRLPQETRSIFIALLASYLISHLFNSFLLDSSEGHLFVILTAILCNYSVLSRQSEAIKEE; this is encoded by the coding sequence ATGAATTCAGTTGCCTCAAGACCCGGTTTACCCACGATGCATCGTTATGTTGCTGGCTTGTCGTGTACCACCGCATTTTTGCTCGGTATTGGGTTACCGACGTCGAATTTCATCATGAATCTCTCTTTGGTGCTGGCGCTCATCTGCGTACTGCTTAATCGTGATACGCGTTATGTGAAAACATTAGCGAAAAATCCGTTGATATGGTTGCCTGCGATAACCTTTCTACTACTCGCGATATCTCTGCTCTGGCATCATAATTTGTACGGTAATGTGATGGTGAGTAAGTATCTTAAATTATTATATATTTTTCCATTGGCACTGTTTTTTTTACTTTCTCGCTCACTGGTCAGTTCTTTTGTTAAAGGATTCTTACTGGCAAATGCCGTTATTCTCGCGGCAAGCCTATGGGTAGGGTTTCTTCATCTGCCGCTAGGTGAAATAAACCCACTGAATCCTCATGTGTTTAAGTTGCAAATCACCCATAATTTCTTTATGGCCTTAGCGGCAGTGATGTGGCTTTCTCTCGCATTTAAGCATCAAGGAATCAAGCGCGGCTGTTACGGCCTTCTGGTTGTACTGGCTATCTATAATATCGTGTTTATGGTGCAAGGTAGAACGGGTTATGTGGCGCTGGCAGCGGCTTTTAGTGTGTGGGGGATATTGTCACTATCAGTCCGTCAGCGTTTAGGGATGGTGGTTTGTGTACTGATAATTGGTGCCATTATTGTCTTTGTCCCAAACCGAGCCGTTGAGCGGGTGGAACGCGGGATGGCAGAGGTTAAAGTTTGTTTAACTGCCTCGCAGGGTAATGCCGATGTTTCGTGCGATAGCTCAATGGGACTACGGACTCAATTTATCATTGAATCAGTGAAACTCATTAAGGAAGCACCCTTATTGGGGCATGGGGCGGGGGGCTTTGGGTTCACGAACCCACAAATTGGCTATAGCATCAATCCGCATAATGAATATCTGATGCAAACTGTTCAATTAGGTGTTGTGGGGCTTGCGCTATTCTTGGGATGGATGTGGTGCTATTTCCGCGCTGCTTGGCGTTTACCTCAAGAAACGAGAAGCATATTTATCGCCTTGCTTGCCAGCTATTTGATCAGCCATCTGTTTAATTCATTTTTACTCGATTCTTCAGAAGGGCACCTATTCGTCATTCTGACGGCAATCTTATGCAACTATTCAGTGTTATCACGACAAAGTGAAGCAATAAAAGAAGAGTGA
- a CDS encoding DUF4886 domain-containing protein — protein MNKLIMLFACSLITIASAQADSIIASAPQAKLEGERKTFALYGNSYMHYNNHVNTRLRDLSRSLLPDKAKGYMFRGITISSGQLGWHIPNLSFQNSLQKWDVVILQGNSMEPISAKADVRQYFVDSASLMADTAHKAGSKVVYFMTWANKDKKEQTDKLAKAYIDIASKTGGYIAPVGLAFSRSIETHPEIELYHSDGSHPSLAGTYLASCVLFATIYDQSPVGGGLPVDSNMAEETARVLQQIAWETVTLFRQQGK, from the coding sequence ATGAATAAATTAATAATGTTATTCGCGTGCAGCTTAATCACAATAGCGAGTGCTCAGGCTGACTCTATTATAGCATCTGCGCCACAAGCCAAATTAGAGGGTGAAAGGAAGACATTTGCGCTCTATGGCAATTCATACATGCACTACAACAACCATGTGAATACCCGGCTTCGAGACCTAAGCCGTTCGTTGCTACCCGATAAAGCTAAAGGGTATATGTTTCGGGGTATCACTATTTCTAGCGGCCAATTAGGCTGGCATATTCCCAACCTGAGTTTCCAAAATTCTCTTCAAAAATGGGATGTGGTTATTTTGCAGGGTAACTCTATGGAACCCATTTCGGCCAAAGCAGATGTGCGACAATACTTCGTTGATTCTGCAAGTTTAATGGCAGATACCGCACATAAAGCGGGCTCTAAAGTTGTGTATTTTATGACTTGGGCAAATAAAGATAAAAAAGAACAAACTGATAAATTGGCCAAAGCCTATATTGATATAGCCAGTAAAACAGGTGGGTATATTGCACCTGTTGGTTTAGCCTTTAGTCGTTCGATCGAAACTCATCCAGAAATAGAGTTATATCATAGTGATGGCAGTCATCCTTCATTAGCAGGGACTTATCTGGCATCTTGCGTACTGTTTGCGACCATTTATGATCAATCACCCGTTGGTGGTGGATTACCGGTAGATAGCAATATGGCAGAAGAAACCGCGCGTGTTTTACAGCAGATAGCTTGGGAGACCGTAACCTTGTTCCGTCAACAAGGAAAATAG
- a CDS encoding methyl-accepting chemotaxis protein gives MRVNKPVSRQEYPIDRDTTLQSTTDTRGNIVYANAAFVRASGFEYQDLQGQPHNIVRHPDMPPAAFADMWQTLNAGLSWSSLVKNRRRNGDYYWVRANATPLRHNGRVNGYISVRIAPTREEVKQADALYADFNSGKAKQRRIGLYRGLIVRTGWLSWMSLFQTLPLRWRLRGALFGAALLPTITAGVTGITGFPLLTLGGVTVASSIIMSFWLERQVARPITAILQQAQDVSSGQAGDYVQFNRVDEIGYLMRSVNQLGLNLRSLTDDVSGQVDGINTASSEIAAGNRELKVRTEQATANLQHIVSATEQLVATVQNSANSANETTSLAAMSSHAAEKGSELMHQVIDTMGTINDSSHRIVDIISVIEGIAFQTNILALNAAVEAARAGEQGRGFAVVASEVRHLAQRSSTAAKEIKHLIETSVERVRDGSALVQNAGATMDNIVKQAGQVSTLISEISTSTHEQTQALGQISQSIGQLDQMTHQNAAMVEQYAGAAEELAQRTLRLTAAVRIYRPVQ, from the coding sequence ATGAGAGTAAACAAACCTGTCAGTCGGCAGGAGTATCCCATTGATCGCGATACCACCCTGCAATCCACCACAGATACTCGCGGAAATATCGTCTATGCGAATGCCGCTTTTGTTCGTGCCAGTGGTTTTGAATATCAGGACTTGCAAGGCCAGCCACACAATATCGTGCGCCACCCTGATATGCCCCCCGCCGCTTTTGCTGATATGTGGCAGACCTTAAATGCGGGCCTGTCGTGGTCATCTCTGGTGAAGAACCGCCGTCGAAATGGCGACTATTATTGGGTACGAGCTAATGCCACCCCCCTGCGCCATAACGGCCGAGTAAACGGTTATATATCGGTACGTATTGCGCCAACCCGTGAAGAAGTTAAACAAGCTGATGCGCTGTATGCAGACTTTAACTCTGGCAAAGCAAAACAGCGCCGTATCGGTTTATATCGTGGATTAATTGTTCGCACTGGTTGGCTCTCGTGGATGTCGCTGTTCCAAACGCTGCCACTACGTTGGCGTCTACGCGGGGCATTATTTGGCGCAGCCCTCCTTCCCACCATAACGGCAGGCGTGACAGGCATAACAGGGTTCCCCTTGTTGACGCTAGGGGGGGTGACGGTTGCTAGCAGCATCATCATGTCATTTTGGTTAGAGCGGCAGGTTGCACGCCCTATCACCGCGATTTTGCAACAAGCTCAAGATGTCTCTTCTGGGCAGGCTGGTGACTATGTGCAGTTTAACCGTGTCGATGAAATTGGCTATTTAATGCGTAGCGTGAATCAGTTAGGCCTCAATCTTCGCTCATTGACCGATGATGTCAGTGGGCAAGTCGATGGTATCAATACCGCTAGCAGTGAAATTGCCGCAGGCAACCGAGAGCTTAAAGTCCGAACGGAGCAAGCAACAGCGAACTTGCAACATATTGTCAGTGCGACAGAGCAACTCGTTGCAACAGTACAAAACAGTGCTAATAGCGCAAATGAAACAACCTCACTAGCGGCAATGAGCAGCCACGCGGCGGAAAAAGGCAGCGAGTTGATGCACCAAGTGATTGACACTATGGGAACAATTAATGATTCCAGTCACCGTATTGTCGATATCATCAGTGTGATTGAGGGTATCGCCTTCCAGACCAATATTCTGGCATTAAATGCAGCCGTTGAAGCCGCGCGTGCGGGTGAGCAGGGCCGTGGATTTGCCGTAGTGGCGAGTGAAGTTCGCCATTTGGCTCAGCGGTCGTCAACGGCGGCAAAAGAGATTAAGCACTTAATTGAAACCAGCGTAGAACGGGTTCGCGACGGGAGTGCCTTGGTACAAAATGCAGGTGCTACGATGGACAATATCGTTAAACAGGCGGGGCAAGTTTCCACTCTAATCAGTGAAATTAGTACCTCGACGCATGAACAGACACAAGCACTTGGCCAAATTAGCCAATCAATTGGTCAGTTGGACCAAATGACGCACCAGAATGCGGCGATGGTTGAACAATATGCAGGCGCGGCGGAAGAGTTGGCACAGCGAACGTTGCGCCTAACTGCGGCAGTCCGTATTTATCGGCCGGTACAGTGA